From the genome of Methanothrix soehngenii GP6:
CCCCCTTATGTCCGAATCGATGCATTCTCCATATTTTCTATCATCAATCCCAATATATCTGCCTATAATTATCATTCTGATGCTGTCTTGGATTATTCTTTCATACACCTCCGAACAGCTCTGATATAGCCATTTTTGCCAAATCATATATATAGAACATATTTGGATATATGAAAAATATTAGGGAAAAAATTGCAGTTATTGTCAAGGGGACGACCACCAACGGTGGTGCCTCCTTCATCTTTTCTTCTCCAAATACGCTGATATCCTCAGCAGGTTTCTTGAAGAAAGCTGTCAGTATTATAGGAAAGAAATAAACTATATCCAGCAAAGAGCTTATCAGGATGACTGCTAAGAATATCATCCCATATGGAGAGCCCACTGCCCATGCGCCCAGGCAGAGATACAATTTGCTGATAAATCCGCAAACGGGGGGAATTCCCGCCATGCCTATGGCAGCTATGCTGAATGCGAGCATGGTCAGGGGCATCCTCTTCCCTATTCCCGCCATCTCGCTTATTCTCGTCTTACCTGTAGCCACCAATATGGCACCGGCACAAAGGAAGAGGGTTATCTTCATGTATCCGTGGAATGGGATATGTAACATCGCCCCTTGCATGCTGTCTCTGGTCAGCAATGCCGCACCCAAGATTATGTAGGATAACTGGCTTATGGTGGAGTAGGCTAGCCTCCTCTTGAGGTTGTCCTGGGTGATGGCGAAGAAGGAGGCAACGATCATGGTGAAGCCGGCAATGCCTGCCAGGATCAGCCAAAGCCCCAGCTCCTGCATCAGGTCCATACCTATGACGTAGCCTACTATGCGCACGATTCCAAAGACTCCCGCCTTGACCACAGCCACGGCGTGCAGTAGCGCGCTCACGGGCGAAGGTGCAATCATCGCCGAGGGCAGCCAGGAATGAAAGGGCATCCACGCCGCCTTCATAAATCCTAGAAGGAAGGCGAAGAATAGCACGGTTACTACCAGT
Proteins encoded in this window:
- a CDS encoding monovalent cation/H+ antiporter subunit D family protein, coding for MELMTPLFAILCPAIAAALILPSRNHPNIREAWTIAASLAMFLLVLSMAPLIVKGETIKLILFQSMFKDIYIGFKVDAFGEIFAITASSLWVLVSIYSIGYMRTLKEHAQTRYYFSFCFAIMGAVGVALSANLVTLFIFFEIITVSTYPLVIHEQTPEALRAGHKYLAYLMPAGAFLLFGIMITYYLAGTKDFTPSGIRQLADASPLVVTVLFFAFLLGFMKAAWMPFHSWLPSAMIAPSPVSALLHAVAVVKAGVFGIVRIVGYVIGMDLMQELGLWLILAGIAGFTMIVASFFAITQDNLKRRLAYSTISQLSYIILGAALLTRDSMQGAMLHIPFHGYMKITLFLCAGAILVATGKTRISEMAGIGKRMPLTMLAFSIAAIGMAGIPPVCGFISKLYLCLGAWAVGSPYGMIFLAVILISSLLDIVYFFPIILTAFFKKPAEDISVFGEEKMKEAPPLVVVPLTITAIFSLIFFIYPNMFYIYDLAKMAISELFGGV